A stretch of Desulfarculaceae bacterium DNA encodes these proteins:
- a CDS encoding amidohydrolase family protein, translating into MLVDAHTHAFLPEDLEVLGERLEMLDSDLGAKDPNKWQIHAGGTAEALAASMERCGADRYVLLPVTGSKGRIGELNRWAAATAAAHPGIIPFGTLHPTAEPERQLAQLLELGLKGVKLHPFIQRIDLDRPEAAALFRRLAGERLPVLLDTIHMEGLFAAKPHLRDVLKFFGFMGCQPHQIAALAKANPELPIIAAHMGSLYGWPHLGELLALDNVYFDLAYVNGLLEPHAVMEIIRSKGPERVIYGTDAPWREPVAFREWFEDLPLTSGEREMVAAGTLLELLRLA; encoded by the coding sequence ATGCTGGTCGACGCGCACACTCACGCCTTTTTGCCCGAGGACCTAGAGGTCTTGGGCGAGCGCCTGGAGATGCTGGACAGCGATTTGGGGGCCAAAGACCCCAACAAATGGCAGATCCACGCCGGGGGCACCGCCGAGGCCCTGGCCGCCTCCATGGAGCGCTGCGGGGCCGATCGCTACGTTCTGTTGCCGGTCACCGGCTCCAAGGGCCGCATCGGCGAGCTGAACCGCTGGGCCGCGGCCACCGCCGCCGCCCATCCCGGCATCATCCCCTTCGGCACCCTGCACCCCACGGCCGAGCCCGAGCGCCAACTGGCCCAGCTTTTGGAACTGGGCCTCAAGGGCGTGAAGCTGCATCCTTTCATCCAGCGCATCGACCTGGACCGCCCCGAGGCGGCGGCCTTGTTCCGCCGCCTGGCCGGGGAGCGCCTGCCCGTGCTGTTGGACACCATCCACATGGAGGGCCTGTTCGCGGCCAAGCCCCACCTCCGCGACGTGCTCAAGTTCTTCGGGTTCATGGGCTGCCAGCCCCACCAGATCGCGGCCCTGGCCAAGGCCAACCCCGAGCTTCCCATCATCGCGGCCCACATGGGCAGCCTCTACGGCTGGCCCCATTTGGGCGAGCTGCTGGCCCTGGACAACGTGTATTTCGACCTGGCCTATGTCAACGGCCTGCTGGAACCCCACGCGGTCATGGAGATCATCCGCAGCAAGGGCCCGGAGCGGGTCATCTACGGCACCGACGCCCCCTGGCGCGAGCCCGTGGCCTTCCGCGAATGGTTCGAGGACCTGCCGCTCACCAGCGGCGAGCGGGAGATGGTCGCCGCCGGCACCCTGCTGGAGCTGCTGCGCCTGGCTTGA
- the leuS gene encoding leucine--tRNA ligase, translating to MEQKQLRYDPHAIESRWQDRWDSDRVFAVGEDSDKEKYYLLEMFPYPSGRIHMGHSRVYTIGDALARIKRMQGFNVLHPMGWDAFGMPAENAAIARKTHPAKWTYENIDYMRSQLKKLGYSHDWSREFATCDPSYYRWEQLVFLKMWEKGLVYRKKSLVNWCDTCQTVLANEQVEAGNCWRCDNPVAQRELYGYFFKITEYADELLDYLDKLDGWPEPVKVMQRNWIGKSYGAEIHFQLEGRDEVVRVFTTRADTLCGATFMSLAPEHPLALELSAGTEQEQAVKDFIAKVKRQSFSERADDKTKEGVFTGAYCVNPMTGRRMPVYVANFVLMEYGTGAVMAVPTHDQRDFEFAKEYNLDLVEVIVGPDGPMGVENMTQAFTDYGTLVNSGEFDGMSSDEAKRAVAAALEAKGQGRETINYRLRDWGISRQRYWGAPIPVVHCPKCGEVPVAEKDLPVELPLEAQLSETGGSPLPHLESWLNTTCPSCGGPAQRETDTMDTFVESSWYFARYACPHYNQGPLDPGPTDYWMPVDQYIGGIEHAVLHLLYSRFFTKVLRDLGYLKVDEPFTNLLTQGMVIKDGAKMSKSKGNVVDPDHMVDKYGADTVRLFILFAAPPEKELEWSDQGVEGASRFLGRLWRLGLSVAEQAEGVAPYSGGELAPGLAALHAKTHETIKKVSQDAGDKFQFNTAIAAVMELVNAISLAEQDEALAGLPGREAALREAVETAVILASPMAPHIADELWRRLGHEGYLVDHPWPSWDEAALVREEKTVVVQVQGKVRSKLTLPAEAGDAELEAAALADEKVQKFIDGKPLKKVIVVQGKLVNIVV from the coding sequence ATGGAACAAAAGCAGCTACGTTACGATCCCCACGCCATCGAATCCCGCTGGCAAGACCGCTGGGACTCCGACCGGGTCTTCGCGGTGGGCGAGGATTCTGACAAAGAAAAATATTACCTGCTGGAGATGTTCCCCTATCCCAGCGGGCGCATCCACATGGGCCACAGCCGGGTCTACACCATCGGCGACGCCTTGGCCCGTATCAAGCGAATGCAGGGCTTCAACGTCTTGCACCCCATGGGCTGGGACGCCTTCGGCATGCCCGCGGAAAACGCGGCTATTGCCCGCAAGACCCACCCGGCCAAGTGGACCTACGAGAACATCGACTACATGCGCTCCCAGCTCAAGAAGCTGGGCTACTCCCACGACTGGAGCCGGGAGTTCGCCACCTGCGACCCCAGCTACTACCGCTGGGAGCAGCTGGTTTTTTTGAAGATGTGGGAAAAGGGCCTGGTCTACCGCAAGAAGTCGCTGGTCAACTGGTGCGACACCTGCCAGACCGTCTTGGCCAACGAGCAGGTGGAAGCGGGCAACTGCTGGCGCTGCGACAACCCGGTGGCCCAGCGGGAGCTATACGGCTACTTCTTCAAGATCACCGAGTACGCCGACGAGCTCTTGGACTACCTGGACAAGCTGGACGGCTGGCCCGAGCCGGTCAAGGTGATGCAGCGCAACTGGATCGGCAAGTCCTACGGCGCGGAGATCCACTTCCAGCTAGAGGGCCGCGACGAGGTGGTGCGCGTGTTCACCACCCGGGCCGACACCCTGTGCGGGGCCACCTTCATGAGCCTGGCCCCGGAGCACCCCCTAGCCCTGGAACTGAGCGCGGGCACCGAGCAGGAGCAGGCGGTCAAGGATTTCATCGCCAAGGTCAAGCGCCAGTCATTCTCCGAGCGGGCCGACGACAAGACCAAGGAAGGCGTGTTCACCGGGGCCTACTGCGTCAACCCCATGACCGGTCGGCGCATGCCGGTGTACGTGGCCAACTTCGTGCTCATGGAGTACGGCACCGGCGCGGTGATGGCCGTGCCCACCCACGACCAGCGCGACTTCGAGTTTGCCAAGGAGTACAACCTGGACCTGGTGGAGGTGATCGTGGGCCCGGACGGACCCATGGGCGTGGAGAACATGACCCAGGCCTTCACCGACTACGGCACCCTGGTCAACTCCGGCGAGTTCGACGGCATGAGCTCCGACGAGGCCAAGCGGGCGGTGGCCGCCGCCCTGGAGGCCAAGGGCCAGGGCCGCGAGACCATCAACTACCGGCTGCGCGATTGGGGCATCAGCCGCCAGCGCTACTGGGGCGCGCCCATCCCGGTGGTGCACTGCCCCAAATGCGGCGAGGTGCCGGTGGCCGAGAAGGACCTGCCGGTGGAGCTCCCCTTGGAGGCCCAACTGTCCGAGACCGGCGGCAGCCCCCTGCCCCACCTGGAAAGCTGGCTCAACACCACCTGCCCCTCTTGCGGCGGCCCGGCCCAGCGCGAGACCGACACCATGGACACCTTCGTGGAGTCCTCCTGGTACTTCGCGCGCTACGCCTGCCCGCACTACAACCAGGGGCCCCTGGACCCCGGCCCCACCGATTACTGGATGCCCGTGGATCAGTACATCGGGGGCATCGAGCACGCGGTGCTCCACCTGCTCTACAGCCGCTTTTTCACCAAGGTGCTCCGCGACCTGGGCTATCTCAAGGTAGACGAGCCTTTCACCAACCTGCTCACCCAGGGCATGGTGATCAAGGACGGGGCCAAGATGTCCAAGTCCAAGGGCAACGTGGTGGACCCGGACCACATGGTGGACAAGTACGGCGCGGACACGGTGCGCCTGTTCATCCTCTTCGCCGCCCCGCCCGAAAAGGAGCTGGAGTGGTCGGACCAGGGGGTGGAGGGAGCCTCGCGCTTCCTGGGCCGTTTGTGGCGTTTGGGGCTGAGCGTGGCCGAGCAGGCCGAGGGCGTGGCGCCCTACAGCGGCGGCGAGCTGGCCCCGGGCCTGGCCGCCCTGCACGCCAAGACCCACGAGACCATCAAGAAGGTGAGCCAGGACGCGGGCGACAAGTTCCAGTTCAACACCGCCATCGCCGCGGTTATGGAGCTGGTCAACGCCATCAGCCTGGCCGAGCAGGACGAGGCCCTGGCAGGGCTCCCCGGCCGCGAGGCGGCCCTCAGGGAGGCGGTGGAGACCGCAGTGATCCTGGCCAGCCCCATGGCCCCGCACATCGCCGACGAGCTGTGGCGGCGCCTGGGCCACGAGGGCTACCTCGTCGACCACCCCTGGCCCTCCTGGGACGAGGCCGCCCTGGTGCGGGAGGAGAAGACGGTGGTGGTGCAGGTGCAGGGCAAGGTGCGCTCCAAGCTGACCCTGCCCGCCGAGGCCGGCGACGCCGAGCTGGAGGCCGCGGCCCTGGCCGATGAAAAAGTGCAGAAATTCATCGACGGCAAGCCGCTTAAAAAGGTAATAGTAGTCCAGGGCAAGCTGGTCAATATAGTGGTGTAG
- the lptF gene encoding LPS export ABC transporter permease LptF has protein sequence MPKARIIHRYLFFEMLGPYFVALGVFTFVLLMAKIMELTDLVVSRGVGLDVVGRLLLYTMPYFLVFTIPMGTLLGVLIAFLRLSSDNEIVAIKAAGISLSKLLPPVATLALFSWAVTSALAFWALPWGNNSFENLVYKVASSQAELALKEGSFIDTFPHLIIYIDKLPGDGVLKDVFIVDQRDPEKQHTIVAKRGKFFPAKGGKLTLRLYEGGIYAVSPDRRSSQTADFETYDVTLDAGAFVAQQRKEKHEKEMYVSELLAELKKAPPDSKRYYLVDMELQKKFSLPFACLVMALIGLPLGIHSRSGRSWGVAVALVVFLSYYLLLSTAWSLGESGFYPPVVGMWVPNIVFGLLGAFMFRQELKEKPNPLLNLLERLPLLLARIRALRSKPAAPEA, from the coding sequence ATGCCCAAGGCAAGGATAATCCATCGTTATCTCTTTTTCGAGATGCTGGGGCCATACTTCGTGGCCCTGGGGGTGTTTACCTTTGTCTTGCTCATGGCCAAGATCATGGAGCTCACCGACCTGGTGGTCAGCCGGGGCGTGGGCCTGGACGTGGTGGGGCGGCTCCTTCTCTACACCATGCCATACTTCCTGGTCTTCACCATACCCATGGGCACCTTGCTGGGCGTGCTCATCGCTTTCCTGCGCCTATCCTCGGACAACGAGATCGTGGCCATCAAGGCGGCCGGAATCAGCCTGAGCAAGCTGCTGCCCCCGGTGGCCACCCTGGCCTTGTTCTCTTGGGCGGTCACCAGCGCCCTGGCCTTCTGGGCCCTGCCCTGGGGCAACAACAGTTTTGAGAACCTGGTGTACAAGGTAGCATCCTCCCAGGCCGAGCTGGCCCTCAAGGAAGGCTCCTTCATCGACACCTTCCCCCACCTGATCATCTACATCGACAAGCTGCCCGGCGACGGGGTGCTCAAGGACGTGTTCATCGTCGACCAGCGCGACCCGGAGAAGCAGCACACCATCGTGGCCAAGCGGGGCAAGTTTTTCCCGGCCAAGGGTGGCAAGCTCACCCTTCGGCTCTACGAGGGCGGCATCTACGCGGTGAGCCCTGACCGTCGCTCGTCCCAGACCGCGGACTTCGAGACCTACGACGTGACCCTGGACGCCGGGGCCTTCGTGGCCCAGCAGCGCAAGGAAAAGCACGAAAAGGAGATGTACGTCTCCGAGCTTTTGGCCGAGCTGAAAAAAGCCCCGCCCGACTCCAAGCGCTACTACCTGGTGGACATGGAGCTGCAGAAGAAGTTCAGCCTGCCCTTCGCCTGCCTGGTCATGGCCCTGATCGGGCTGCCTCTGGGCATCCACTCGCGCTCGGGGCGCTCCTGGGGCGTGGCCGTGGCCCTGGTGGTGTTTTTGTCCTACTACCTGCTGCTCTCCACCGCCTGGTCCCTGGGCGAGAGCGGCTTCTATCCGCCGGTGGTGGGCATGTGGGTGCCCAATATCGTGTTCGGCCTCTTGGGCGCGTTCATGTTCCGTCAGGAGCTCAAGGAAAAGCCCAACCCCCTGCTAAACCTGCTGGAGCGTTTGCCCCTGCTGCTGGCCCGTATCCGGGCCCTGCGCTCCAAGCCCGCCGCGCCGGAGGCCTGA
- a CDS encoding deoxyguanosinetriphosphate triphosphohydrolase, protein MNLREQREQLEEAMLSPYATRSAASQGRQHPEPECSIRPAFQHDRDRILYCKSFRRLKHKTQVFLAPTGDHYRTRLTHTLEVSQIARTVARALRLNEDLTEAIALGHDLGHTPFGHAGESVLHRLLPGGFHHHDQSLRVVDVLENDGQGLNLTFEVRQGIAGHSKGKGAFLPKRGEKTRLTLEGQVVRAADVVAYIAHDTEDAIRGGVIERAELPKPVVEVLGAKLSRQIDTMVRDLIAASLANGGKALAMSPRVEEAMVGLREFLYQRVYENMEVHEDFEKASKVVRELFERLCEPKYDETYRKYLGGDPPSDMGLRQKAAADYIAGMTDRYALHLYDEVFLPRPWGRM, encoded by the coding sequence ATGAACCTACGCGAGCAACGGGAGCAACTGGAAGAGGCCATGTTGAGCCCCTACGCCACGCGCTCGGCGGCCAGCCAGGGGCGGCAACACCCCGAGCCCGAATGCAGCATCCGGCCGGCCTTTCAGCACGACCGTGACCGCATCCTCTATTGCAAGTCCTTTCGCCGCCTTAAGCACAAAACCCAGGTATTCCTGGCCCCTACCGGCGACCACTACCGCACGCGCCTGACCCACACCCTGGAGGTGTCCCAGATCGCGCGCACCGTGGCCCGCGCCCTGCGCCTTAACGAAGACCTCACCGAGGCCATCGCCCTGGGCCACGATCTGGGGCACACCCCCTTCGGCCACGCCGGCGAGTCGGTGCTGCATCGCCTGTTGCCCGGCGGCTTTCACCACCACGACCAGTCGCTGCGCGTGGTGGATGTGCTGGAAAACGACGGCCAAGGCCTGAACCTGACCTTCGAGGTGCGCCAGGGCATCGCCGGGCACTCCAAGGGCAAGGGAGCCTTTTTGCCCAAGCGCGGCGAGAAGACCCGCCTGACCCTGGAGGGCCAGGTAGTGCGCGCGGCCGACGTGGTGGCTTACATCGCCCACGACACCGAGGACGCCATCCGGGGCGGAGTGATCGAGCGGGCCGAGCTGCCCAAGCCGGTGGTGGAGGTGTTGGGGGCCAAGCTCTCGCGCCAGATCGACACCATGGTGCGCGACCTCATCGCGGCCAGCCTGGCCAACGGCGGCAAGGCCCTGGCCATGAGCCCCCGAGTGGAAGAGGCCATGGTGGGGCTTCGGGAGTTCCTCTACCAGCGGGTGTACGAAAACATGGAGGTGCACGAGGACTTTGAGAAGGCCTCCAAGGTGGTCAGGGAGCTGTTCGAGCGGCTCTGCGAACCCAAGTACGACGAAACCTACCGTAAATACCTGGGCGGGGACCCACCCAGCGACATGGGCCTGCGCCAAAAGGCCGCGGCCGACTACATTGCGGGCATGACCGACCGCTACGCCTTGCACCTGTACGACGAGGTGTTTTTGCCCAGGCCGTGGGGGAGGATGTAG
- a CDS encoding serine hydrolase encodes MLASRLSRVALACFLLCLSLALAAPARATAPQGEALAKLFQRFEAYAEKNRKAFGVPGMAIAVVADDKVIWSKGLGSTALKGGAPVNPRTIFQIGSASKSFTAGLVGIMADQGKLSWDDPVIKHYPGFLMHDAWVTRNFLVKDLMAQHTGLAPHAGETQAFLGFTTQQMIDSLQYMEPITSFRSAFAYQNIPFLVGAAMVNRYTGGDYASDLQKLIFTPLGMKSTSVPKSGLTKGKNVTRLHQRHGGKVVMLAKDWAFSDWTYQFAAAGGICSNVMDMTQWLRLHINRGTVDGKEIIKPETVDFLHTPATPAMAKISEGELYQYCQGWVYVRYAAPYTMIFHNGDTTANHTMMAFMPGRKVGIVMLSNLGGVNLMDRLAHYFFDLYVGQEPGDYAGDELKKVLAAEKEAGLPPRPKNALPPQPLKNYAGVYSNPVYKKTVVKVRGKDLVLLMGPKKVEMQLKPWDRDVFVAMDIIDPTEPFSQVNFMNNGDGVVDSFVMSVLANEAGGLFTRVPEKK; translated from the coding sequence ATGCTTGCCAGTCGTCTAAGCCGTGTTGCCCTTGCCTGCTTTTTGCTTTGCTTGTCCCTGGCCCTGGCCGCCCCGGCCCGAGCAACCGCGCCCCAGGGCGAGGCGCTCGCCAAGCTCTTCCAACGCTTCGAGGCCTATGCCGAGAAGAACCGCAAGGCCTTTGGCGTGCCGGGCATGGCCATTGCGGTGGTGGCCGATGACAAGGTGATCTGGTCCAAGGGCCTGGGCAGCACCGCCCTGAAGGGCGGTGCGCCGGTCAACCCCCGGACCATCTTCCAGATCGGCTCGGCCTCCAAGTCCTTCACCGCCGGGCTGGTGGGTATCATGGCCGACCAGGGCAAGCTCTCCTGGGATGATCCGGTGATCAAGCACTACCCCGGCTTCCTCATGCACGACGCCTGGGTCACGCGCAACTTCCTGGTCAAAGACCTGATGGCCCAGCACACCGGCCTGGCCCCCCATGCCGGGGAGACCCAGGCCTTCCTGGGCTTCACCACCCAGCAGATGATCGACTCCCTGCAATACATGGAGCCCATCACCAGCTTCCGCTCGGCCTTTGCCTACCAGAACATCCCCTTCCTGGTAGGCGCGGCCATGGTCAACCGCTACACCGGCGGGGATTATGCCTCTGACCTGCAAAAGCTGATCTTCACCCCCCTGGGCATGAAGAGCACCAGCGTGCCCAAGAGCGGCCTGACCAAGGGCAAGAACGTCACCCGCCTGCACCAGCGCCACGGCGGCAAGGTGGTGATGCTGGCCAAGGACTGGGCCTTCTCGGACTGGACCTACCAGTTCGCCGCGGCCGGGGGCATCTGCTCCAACGTGATGGACATGACCCAGTGGCTGCGCCTGCACATCAACCGGGGCACCGTGGACGGCAAAGAGATCATAAAGCCCGAGACGGTGGACTTCCTGCACACCCCGGCCACTCCGGCCATGGCCAAGATAAGCGAGGGCGAGCTATACCAGTATTGCCAGGGCTGGGTCTACGTGCGCTACGCAGCCCCCTACACCATGATCTTCCACAACGGCGACACCACGGCCAACCACACCATGATGGCCTTCATGCCCGGCCGCAAGGTGGGCATCGTAATGCTTTCCAACCTGGGCGGGGTCAACCTGATGGACCGCCTGGCTCACTACTTCTTTGACCTCTACGTTGGCCAGGAGCCGGGCGACTATGCCGGCGATGAGTTGAAGAAGGTGCTGGCCGCCGAGAAGGAAGCGGGCCTGCCGCCGCGCCCCAAGAACGCTCTGCCGCCCCAGCCGCTCAAAAACTACGCGGGCGTGTACAGCAACCCGGTCTACAAAAAGACCGTGGTGAAGGTGCGGGGCAAGGATCTGGTGCTCTTGATGGGCCCCAAGAAGGTGGAGATGCAGCTCAAGCCCTGGGACCGCGACGTGTTCGTGGCCATGGACATCATCGACCCCACCGAGCCCTTCAGCCAGGTGAACTTCATGAACAACGGCGACGGGGTGGTGGATAGCTTTGTGATGAGCGTGTTGGCCAACGAGGCGGGCGGGCTGTTCACGCGGGTGCCGGAGAAGAAGTAG